The DNA region AGGGCATTGATTTCAAGATCTTCGTATGCCGCGTGTGTGAGCGGGTATCTTTGCTTGTAGCCGATGATACCGTCTTTTCCCGCACCGGCATAAGAGGAAAAGCGTTCCGCCATCTCCATACAGCAGGAGGCGTCCGCCTGGTTGCGGGACAGGCCGCGGCCATAGCTGGTCTGGATGCCTTCAAGGGAGTTGGACAACCTGCCGCTGACCGAGCGTGTCTTGACCATCCAGTGACGAAGGCTGGCAATGGGCGACAGGGAGGCCTTGTGGGCCATGACCGGGCCGAGAAATGCATCGGCCTTTTCCAGTACGCCGAAGGCGTAGTCGATGGTTTCTTTCAGCGGACGGCGCGGCTTGGGCTGTGGGAGTTGCCCGTCCAGTTTTTTTCGAATCTCTTTCGCAGTAACCGGAGTCGGGAAAACAAGCTCGGATTCGGTATACAGTGATTCCGGTGCTGCTTCCGGTGAGGGGAGTGGGGCCAGGGTGAAAATGTTTTCCCTGAATATTCTGATCCATTGTGCGTGTCTGGGTTGGTCTTCGAGCAGGTTGGAACGGATGTGGATGGCCGGGGTATACTCCAGCAGGGCGGCCGGATTCAGACCTTGAAACAGGGGCAGGAGTTGGGTCTGGCGTTGATGGCAGAGACATGCCTCATACATGACGGCGGTCAGAACCGGATCGGATTCGCCGTTATCCCGCATCACTTCCTTGATGAGTTTTTCCAATTTGCGGGTACGAAAATCCTTGAAGCCCTGGAGCACGAATTCGTGCATATAGTCGTCATACGGTTGCTTTCTGAGATGATCGATCATCTGGTTGAAGCTCAGGTTGCTGTCCGGCAGGGCCGCGAACATGCCCACACCGAAATCCGTATCCATCATCTGCAATTTGTAACGCATCAATCCCTCGTTTGCGCGGTTAGAATCAGTTCCCTGACCTGGGGCAACAGTTTTTGCGCCACGGCAATCACGCCCTGGGCATTGGGATGTATTCCGTCCAGCAGGGTCAGCGAGTTGTCGCCGAAATAGCAGGCCAGAATGTCCGGGAAGAGGGGCAGGGAGTATCGATCGGCCAGCTCTTTGAAAAGCGGGTCGAATTGCCTTTTGTATTCGAGGCCCAGTTCCGGCAGGGCGGTGATGCCCACCAGCAGGATCGGCAGACCTGCTTGGATCAGGGTTTTGATGACGAGTTCGGCATTGGACCGGATGATGTCTACGGGGTCCTCTTCGAAGCAGTCGTTGGCTCCGAATTCGAGGATGACCGCGTCCGGTTCAGCGGCCAGCACTGCGTCGATACGGGCCAGTCCGTCTCCGAATGTGTCGCCAGACATGCCGAAGTTGAGGCACCTGACATCAATACCCTCATCGTGCAGCAGACGCTCCAGGGAGGCGGGCAGGGCCTCGTCGCGAGCCAGCCCATACCCTTGGGTCAGGCTGTCGCCAAAGCAGGCTATGCGCGCCGGGCCATCGGTCATGGGCTATCCGTTGATCCAGAGTTTCACGCTGGCCGCTTCTTCGGCCCACTGTTTGCTCATGCGGAGCTTGAGGAATTCATTGTAGACCACGTCGAACATCTCCAGACACCGTTCCACGAGAAAGAGCTTTTCCAGGAACTTGGCATCCGGGTCGTCGCCATCATCGTCTTTAGTATTTATTTTTGGGGTCTTGAGACCGGACAGGCCAAAGTCGGCGGCGTTCACCGTGACCAGCCAGTTGTCCTGGTCCATGGCAAAAAGCAACTGCGCCTTGCTGACCTTCTTGCCGGTACTCAGGCCGGTCTTGGCCTCGGACAACTCCCCGGCAGGGCTGGAGACTGTGGCCGTGGCCTTGGTTTCGCCTTCGCCGCCCTGGACCGAAAGCTTTTGTTCCATTTGCAAGGTGAAGGTCCGTTTGTCCTTAAGGGCAAAAAGAATGGTGTCGCGGTCTGTCTTGTACCAGAGCCAGGTCAGGAAATCCTGCCCAAGCAGGGTGTTTTCGCGTTCGACGAGTGAAAGATCCATGGCGCGCTCCTTAAACGAATATGGTGGGGTCGAGGTTTTCGAGTCTGGGGGCTGCCTCTTCGCCGAGGATGTCCATGGCCATGAAGAACGGGGTCAACGGTTCGAGGTGAAGGTCGAAGGTCAGGGTGAACTGGTCTTCGAACAAGGCGCATACCTTGGCGTTGGTTGTGGTCAGGTATATCCGGTTGGCCGCGGGGTTCCAGATGATGTCGAACACGGCCGGGATGGGCAGAGTGCGGGCACGCAGCCTGAGGGTTACCTGTTCCTTGACCTCGCGCTTGCGGTCGCGGGATACGAAGTTCTTGCCCTGCTCCTTGTTGTGCTCAAGCTCTTTGTTGAGAGCTATGGTGTTGTGTTTTTTGAGTACGGCAGGGGAGATGCGACGGGTGTCCAGCCTCAGACCGAAAGCGAAGTAGTCTGCCTTTTCCGGCGGCGACTGGGTCCAGTTCATGTCCAGCATGTCGTCGATATTGGTCCAGCCGAAGGAGCGTTCGTCAGCGGTGCCGTCAATGTCAACCATGCAGAATTGCTTCAGTTTGTCTGGTACTTTTTGAAGCAGTTCGTTGGATACTTCCTCGATGATGCGGTAGCGTGTCAGCCCGAGGCTGGCAGAGAGTATACTCACCTTGAATCTCCTCCGAGATGTTCTTTTACAGGGACCCTCTGAGGTAAAATCTATTGAGCCGCATGTAAAGCTTAATTGCCTCCTGAGTGGTTGCCCATAGATATGGGGAGTCCCTTGTTATCCTGTTGTTTCATGGTTATGCTCCGAAAAAAACAGGAGAATGATATGCCTAATCAAGCTGTGCTCGATCTGATAGAGTATCTCGAAGCCGTTAATGCGAAGGTAAAAGAGATAGAAGCCGAAGGGGAACTTGCCCTGAAAAGCGACGGCCAGACGGCCTTTCAGGCGAAATTGGAAAAAAAAGCCAAATTGTTGGCAGAGTTGGCCAAGGATGCCTGGGAGTTGACGGAGAAGGTCGACGGCACTCTCGGGAACGAGATTGCGAAGCGACTGGAACGGTTTTCCATGAGTGCCAGCGCGGCCCTGCGCATCGGCAGTGTGTTTTTCATGACGGCACTGCTCTATCCTGAAGATCACGAACCGGGTGGCCCGAATGATCTTGAGTCGTTTATTACGGAATTGAAGGACAAGGCGTAACTGGTTTCAAGGGGGGCGTAGATTTTAAGTCGGAATCTTGAATTCCGCATCCTTTTTGGCCTTCTTTCGTTCAGCCTGTTGT from Pseudodesulfovibrio sp. S3 includes:
- a CDS encoding YcaO-like family protein, yielding MRYKLQMMDTDFGVGMFAALPDSNLSFNQMIDHLRKQPYDDYMHEFVLQGFKDFRTRKLEKLIKEVMRDNGESDPVLTAVMYEACLCHQRQTQLLPLFQGLNPAALLEYTPAIHIRSNLLEDQPRHAQWIRIFRENIFTLAPLPSPEAAPESLYTESELVFPTPVTAKEIRKKLDGQLPQPKPRRPLKETIDYAFGVLEKADAFLGPVMAHKASLSPIASLRHWMVKTRSVSGRLSNSLEGIQTSYGRGLSRNQADASCCMEMAERFSSYAGAGKDGIIGYKQRYPLTHAAYEDLEINALNPHDIRLEVPYAGQKLHWLEGHCPDGKGGVSPILIPAQFIFLFCNLDEQSLFSALGSTGLASGNTMAEAKVSALTEVIERDSDATMLFDPKQCFRIETHDPEIGKLLNDYKNDGIDVWFMDMTTELGVPCYKSVVLGKHGDVNKGGGCDLNGRAALVSAMTETAYPYPGPKSGPAPEGLETRRLEDLPDHSTGSADGDLMVLENTLMANGYTPAYVDLTRKDLNIPVTRAVIPGLELISDFDPYSRVSPRLYRNYLDLFR
- a CDS encoding recombination-associated protein RdgC; translated protein: MSILSASLGLTRYRIIEEVSNELLQKVPDKLKQFCMVDIDGTADERSFGWTNIDDMLDMNWTQSPPEKADYFAFGLRLDTRRISPAVLKKHNTIALNKELEHNKEQGKNFVSRDRKREVKEQVTLRLRARTLPIPAVFDIIWNPAANRIYLTTTNAKVCALFEDQFTLTFDLHLEPLTPFFMAMDILGEEAAPRLENLDPTIFV
- a CDS encoding arylesterase, which translates into the protein MTDGPARIACFGDSLTQGYGLARDEALPASLERLLHDEGIDVRCLNFGMSGDTFGDGLARIDAVLAAEPDAVILEFGANDCFEEDPVDIIRSNAELVIKTLIQAGLPILLVGITALPELGLEYKRQFDPLFKELADRYSLPLFPDILACYFGDNSLTLLDGIHPNAQGVIAVAQKLLPQVRELILTAQTRD